The following are encoded in a window of Glandiceps talaboti chromosome 5, keGlaTala1.1, whole genome shotgun sequence genomic DNA:
- the LOC144435863 gene encoding UPF0193 protein EVG1-like, which yields MCQSRLSHKERRQINNHMKEGSTLPQRVHPTTSAKPKRPPPSVPQRKTIDVRGYSGGLRTKDEIDSHMDDYKPDYRPLPKKTMGDKEKDRLAHFMAYGEDIPKLTQKRADEIMAPKPAPPDVDRFEELQSEIEERQRFMADMESVGRGKEFRPIIATEISRLIREMEVIDKKRSQVLQQAIAEKDRQSAAKRAAEREHSIPEPDILKMDTEKTEMSLKNDTS from the exons ATGTGTCAatctagactctctcaca AAGAGAGaagacaaataaataatcaCATGAAAG AAGGGAGCACTTTACCACAACGAGTTCATCCAACTACTAGTGCAAAACCCAAACGACCACCACCATCAGTACCACAGAGAAAAACCATTGATGTGAGGGGCTACAGTGGTGGACTAAGGACAAAGGATGAAATAGATTCACACATGGATGATTACAAACCTGACTATAGACCACTACCAAAGA AAACCATGGGTGATAAAGAGAAAGATAGGCTGGCACATTTTATGGCATATGGAGAAGATATACCCAAACTAACTCAAAAGAGGGCAGATGAAATAATGGCACCAAAACCAGCCCCTCCAGATGTTGATAGGTTTGAGGAAT TACAAAGTGAAATAGAAGAAAGACAAAGGTTCATGGCAGACATGGAATCAGTCGGAAGAGGCAAAGAATTCCGTCCCATCATAGCAACAGAAATATCAAGG TTGATACGGGAAATGGAGGTTATAGACAAGAAGAGGAGTCAGGTATTGCAACAAGCCATTGCTGAAAAAGACCGACAGAGTGCTGCTAAAAGAGCTGCTGAACGAGAACATTCTATTCCTGAACCTGACATACTTAAAATGGATACAGAAAAAACAGAAATGTCATTGAAGAATGATACAAGCTAG
- the LOC144435135 gene encoding uncharacterized protein LOC144435135 isoform X2, giving the protein MALSGMKALQVWCQRTTEGYRDVKVTNMTTSWRDGLAFCAIIHKYRPDVIDFDSLSKENVFENNKLAFETAEKELGITALLDAEDMVAMAVPDKLSIMTYVSQYYNYFQRNIPGGTKPVKGYKRTSTSPEVQHKKIIHVEKDKEQDKGRGKVDSKSSSLELLKQSHRGSSFGDKCAACGKKVYLLERHVASGKLYHRACFRCKDCKATLRPGSYKITDGNQFECTLHKKDCHKKPTPGPKFLGKDKKSSIERDNDKKKEEKKTSGSEIGYISNVNAKKKLFENGSAVSVSKTDDRSKKSVLTVSSPTKGDRKDISQPIPPVNDAAMRSGLLQSLAAVRKREVVKIENKETKVTCSEPLKEDETLLKTCDVTDTKNTRQNKIDVDESKKELKEINVDESGQGDDKKVGSAVVCDTQLSGKDKDGTGDDVAMKTEDDDPLQILEDMEVTEKDVEKDAEDEDLKTDGDDEYVSAEDNNPFAESSDDNNPFTECAESADDKNPFAESDDDSPTGKVEGVAAEESAEKIIPPGDKVSPDDVLEIENKTDIKVVIDTESDINNAQINVDVGVTDNNQDVKNIEEKDSEKQEDVENAEVVATSKDSETNKDTVSVKSNEEENVNQTDDVRRENLSDGVKGEKLEENQKEEEADDESYNPFFGGDDEEEGEEEAKDVQKGEVAANEELEDYNPFSSHYDEKSDDDEEIDPSKNPFTGSPIDSEETLVNPFTGSPVQKRKFNYPDNASSKYNTAHPTQRTPSGVKSRADVLRELQGSMARQQKKVPPPRPPPPKSHTLQTGSALDSKPATPSPGSIRKPAPTPPGKDQAPSPSRPARKSRRAPPPPPPGGSPVVVVKATNVQSSGAEQPQAPPRSPKLKRNDVSQKLDEVTRPASPGEPPAKPKRQPELSERPSRNLSPGSKGGRTSSPSPSVARIVKRRAPPPPAQRRKVNKSMTAEDIKQELTELDKLQTELEEKGVIMEKQLREGMEGDVSQEAEEEMLKHWFELINNKNGLVRRENELIYLSQQQSLEEEHADVEFELRCLMQKSPTMKTDEDKTREEELIERLMEIVGQRNRIVESMEQDRLREYEEDKTLEAMMIQKGWIEGEDQEVQKKEKKKDKKGKEKKEKHKEKDKKKDKEKKKDKGKKEVKKEVEKEENAEEESPKKTKHGVFYL; this is encoded by the exons ATGGCGTTGTCCGGAATGAAGGCCCTACAGGTGTGGTGTCAAAGAACCACTGAAGGCTACAGAGATGTGAAAGTAACTAATATGACAACATCATGGAGGGATGGATTGGCATTTTGTGCtattatacataaatatagACCAGATGTTAT TGACTTTGATTCCCTCTCCAAGGAGaatgtttttgaaaacaataaattg GCTTTTGAGACAGCTGAAAAAGAACTTGGCATTACGGCCCTACTTGATGCCGAAGATATGGTTGCCATGGCAGTGCCAGATAAACTGAGTATAATGACCTATGTATCACAATATTACAACTATTTCCAGCGTAACATACCAG GTGGAACTAAACCAGTCAAAGGCTACAAGAGAACTTCCACATCCCCAGAAGTCCAACACaagaaaataatacatgtagagaAAGATAAAGAACAAGATAAAGGACGTGGCAAG GTTGATAGCAAATCATCTTCACTAGAATTATTAAAACAAAGTCATCGAGGAAGTTCTTTTGGTGATAAATGTGCAGCGTGTGGAAAGAAAGTATATCTACTTGAAAGACATGTTGCCAGTGGCAAACTTTACCACAGAGCCTGTTTTAGATGTAAAGACTGCAAAGCTACTCTACGACCAGGAAGTTATAAAATAACAGATGGCAACCAATTTGAATGTACTTTACACAAGAAAGATTGCCACAAGAAACCTACACCTGGGCCGAAATTTCTGGGGAAAGACAAAAAGTCGTCAATAGAACGTGACAATGACAAAAAAAAGGAGGAAAAAAagacatcagggagtgaaataGGATATATATCTAATGTTAATGCCAAGAAGAAGTTATTTGAAAATGGATCAGCTGTATCTGTTAGTAAAACTGATGACAGAAGTAAGAAAAGTGTTCTTACTGTCAGTTCACCCACAAAGGGAGATAGGAAGGATATAAGTCAGCCTATACCACCTGTCAATGATGCAGCAATGCGGAGTGGACTTCTACAGTCACTAGCTGCTGTCAGGAAAAGAGAAGTTGTTAAGATTGAAAACAAGGAAACAAAAGTTACATGTAGTGAACCTTTGAAGGAGGATGAGACACTGTTGAAGACGTGTGATGTAACAGATACGAAAAAtacaagacaaaataaaattgatgtcGATGAAAGTAAAAAGGAATTGaaggaaataaatgtagatgaaTCAGGTCAGGGAGATGATAAAAAAGTTGGATCAGCTGTAGTGTGTGATACACAGCTATCTGGCAAAGATAAGGATGGCACTGGTGATGACGTGGCAATGAAGACAGAAGATGACGATCCTTTGCAGATCCTTGAAGACATGGAAGTGACGGAAAAGGATGTAGAAAAAGATGCAGAAGATGAGGATTTGAAAACAGATGGAGATGATGAATATGTAAGTGCTGAAGATAATAATCCATTTGCTGAGTCAAGTGATGACAACAATCCATTTACTGAGTGTGCGGAGTCAGCTGATGACAAAAATCCATTCGCTGAGTCAGATGATGACAGTCCTACAGGTAAAGTTGAAGGAGTGGCGGCAGAAGAGTCAgctgagaaaataattccaccTGGGGATAAAGTTAGTCCCGATGATGTTttggaaattgaaaacaaaacagataTAAAAGTTGTAATTGATACTGAAAGTGACATTAACAATGCACAGATAAATGTAGATGTGGGAGTCACAGACAATAACCAAGatgtgaaaaatattgaggaGAAAGATTCTGAAAAACAGGAGGATGTAGAAAATGCTGAAGTCGTAGCAACTTCAAAAGACAGTGAAACTAACAAAGACACTGTCTCAGTTAAAAGTAACGAAGAAGAAAATGTAAATCAGACAGATGATGTGAGGAGAGAAAATCTGTCTGATGGTGTGAAAGGAGAAAAACTGGAGGAAAAtcaaaaagaagaagaagcagATGATGAGAGTTATAACCCATTCtttggtggtgatgatgaagaagaaggaGAGGAGGAGGCGAAAGATGTGCAAAAAGGAGAAGTTGCAGCAAATGAGGAGTTAGAAGACTACAATCCATTTTCAAGTCATTACGATGAGAAGAGCGATGATGATGAGGAAATAGATCCTTCTAAAAACCCATTTACTGGTTCCCCTATAGACAGTGAGGAAACTCTGGTGAATCCTTTCACAGGCTCACCTGTACAGAAGAGAAAATTTAACTATCCTGACAATGCCAGTTCCAAGTACAATACAGCACATCCTACACAGAGAACCCCATCAGGAGTGAAGAGTAGAGCAGATGTGCTGAGAGAATTGCAGGGTTCAATGGCAAGGCAGCAGAAAAAAGTACCTCCACCTCGGCCACCCCCACCTAAATCACACACCTTACAGACTGGTAGTGCACTTGATTCAAAACCTGCTACACCATCTCCAGGATCGATTAGAAAACCTGCTCCAACTCCACCAGGCAAAGATCAGGCGCCGAGTCCTTCCAGACCAGCCCGGAAATCACGCcgagcaccaccaccacctcctccaGGGGGAAGTCCAGTAGTTGTTGTCAAGGCAACAAATGTACAAAGCAGTGGTGCAGAACAACCACAAGCACCACCACGGTCACCCAAACTTAAAAGAAATGATGTATCTCAGAAACTTGATGAGGTTACAAGACCAGCATCACCAGGAGAACCACCTGCAAAGCCAAAAAGACAACCTGAACTGTCTGAGAGACCATCAAGAAATCTGTCACCTGGCAGCAAGGGAGGAAGAACATCATCACCAAGTCCTTCAGTTGCAAGGATTGTCAAAAGGAGAGCTCCTCCACCACCAGCACAGAGAAGAAAG GTGAATAAAAGCATGACAGCTGAGGACATCAAACAGGAACTGACTGAATTGGACAAATTACAGACAGAACTGGAAGAGAAAGGTGTCATCATGGAAAAGCAACTCCGAGAAGGAATGGAAG GAGATGTCTcacaagaagcagaagaagaaATGCTAAAACACTGGTTTGAATTGATAAATAATAAGAATGGACTTGTTCGCAGAGAAAATGAACTTATTTACTT ATCCCAACAGCAATCACTGGAAGAGGAACATGCTGATGTTGAGTTTGAACTGCGATGCCTAATGCAGAAATCACCAACTATGAAAACAGATGAAGACAAAACAAGAGAAGAAGAACTCATAGAGAGATTGATGGAGATTGTAGGCCAAAGGAATAGGATTGTAGAATCCATGGAACAAGACAGACTTCG AGAATATGAAGAAGACAAGACTCTAGAAGCCATGATGATACAGAAAG gaTGGATTGAAGGTGAAGACCAGGAAGTACAGAAGAAGGAGAAAAAGAAGGATAAGAAGGGTAAGGAAAAGAAGGAAAAACACAAAGAGAAAGACAAAAAGAAggacaaagaaaaaaagaaagacaagGGAAAGAAGGAAGTGAAGAAGGAAGTGGAGAAGGAGGAGAATGCTGAAGAAGAAAGTCCAAAGAAAACCAAACATGGTGTTTTTTATCTGTAA
- the LOC144435135 gene encoding uncharacterized protein LOC144435135 isoform X1 encodes MALSGMKALQVWCQRTTEGYRDVKVTNMTTSWRDGLAFCAIIHKYRPDVIDFDSLSKENVFENNKLAFETAEKELGITALLDAEDMVAMAVPDKLSIMTYVSQYYNYFQRNIPGGTKPVKGYKRTSTSPEVQHKKIIHVEKDKEQDKGRGKVDSKSSSLELLKQSHRGSSFGDKCAACGKKVYLLERHVASGKLYHRACFRCKDCKATLRPGSYKITDGNQFECTLHKKDCHKKPTPGPKFLGKDKKSSIERDNDKKKEEKKTSGSEIGYISNVNAKKKLFENGSAVSVSKTDDRSKKSVLTVSSPTKGDRKDISQPIPPVNDAAMRSGLLQSLAAVRKREVVKIENKETKVTCSEPLKEDETLLKTCDVTDTKNTRQNKIDVDESKKELKEINVDESGQGDDKKVGSAVVCDTQLSGKDKDGTGDDVAMKTEDDDPLQILEDMEVTEKDVEKDAEDEDLKTDGDDEYVSAEDNNPFAESSDDNNPFTECAESADDKNPFAESDDDSPTGKVEGVAAEESAEKIIPPGDKVSPDDVLEIENKTDIKVVIDTESDINNAQINVDVGVTDNNQDVKNIEEKDSEKQEDVENAEVVATSKDSETNKDTVSVKSNEEENVNQTDDVRRENLSDGVKGEKLEENQKEEEADDESYNPFFGGDDEEEGEEEAKDVQKGEVAANEELEDYNPFSSHYDEKSDDDEEIDPSKNPFTGSPIDSEETLVNPFTGSPVQKRKFNYPDNASSKYNTAHPTQRTPSGVKSRADVLRELQGSMARQQKKVPPPRPPPPKSHTLQTGSALDSKPATPSPGSIRKPAPTPPGKDQAPSPSRPARKSRRAPPPPPPGGSPVVVVKATNVQSSGAEQPQAPPRSPKLKRNDVSQKLDEVTRPASPGEPPAKPKRQPELSERPSRNLSPGSKGGRTSSPSPSVARIVKRRAPPPPAQRRKVNKSMTAEDIKQELTELDKLQTELEEKGVIMEKQLREGMEGDVSQEAEEEMLKHWFELINNKNGLVRRENELIYLSQQQSLEEEHADVEFELRCLMQKSPTMKTDEDKTREEELIERLMEIVGQRNRIVESMEQDRLREYEEDKTLEAMMIQKEEDIVTHFKTKQEGWIEGEDQEVQKKEKKKDKKGKEKKEKHKEKDKKKDKEKKKDKGKKEVKKEVEKEENAEEESPKKTKHGVFYL; translated from the exons ATGGCGTTGTCCGGAATGAAGGCCCTACAGGTGTGGTGTCAAAGAACCACTGAAGGCTACAGAGATGTGAAAGTAACTAATATGACAACATCATGGAGGGATGGATTGGCATTTTGTGCtattatacataaatatagACCAGATGTTAT TGACTTTGATTCCCTCTCCAAGGAGaatgtttttgaaaacaataaattg GCTTTTGAGACAGCTGAAAAAGAACTTGGCATTACGGCCCTACTTGATGCCGAAGATATGGTTGCCATGGCAGTGCCAGATAAACTGAGTATAATGACCTATGTATCACAATATTACAACTATTTCCAGCGTAACATACCAG GTGGAACTAAACCAGTCAAAGGCTACAAGAGAACTTCCACATCCCCAGAAGTCCAACACaagaaaataatacatgtagagaAAGATAAAGAACAAGATAAAGGACGTGGCAAG GTTGATAGCAAATCATCTTCACTAGAATTATTAAAACAAAGTCATCGAGGAAGTTCTTTTGGTGATAAATGTGCAGCGTGTGGAAAGAAAGTATATCTACTTGAAAGACATGTTGCCAGTGGCAAACTTTACCACAGAGCCTGTTTTAGATGTAAAGACTGCAAAGCTACTCTACGACCAGGAAGTTATAAAATAACAGATGGCAACCAATTTGAATGTACTTTACACAAGAAAGATTGCCACAAGAAACCTACACCTGGGCCGAAATTTCTGGGGAAAGACAAAAAGTCGTCAATAGAACGTGACAATGACAAAAAAAAGGAGGAAAAAAagacatcagggagtgaaataGGATATATATCTAATGTTAATGCCAAGAAGAAGTTATTTGAAAATGGATCAGCTGTATCTGTTAGTAAAACTGATGACAGAAGTAAGAAAAGTGTTCTTACTGTCAGTTCACCCACAAAGGGAGATAGGAAGGATATAAGTCAGCCTATACCACCTGTCAATGATGCAGCAATGCGGAGTGGACTTCTACAGTCACTAGCTGCTGTCAGGAAAAGAGAAGTTGTTAAGATTGAAAACAAGGAAACAAAAGTTACATGTAGTGAACCTTTGAAGGAGGATGAGACACTGTTGAAGACGTGTGATGTAACAGATACGAAAAAtacaagacaaaataaaattgatgtcGATGAAAGTAAAAAGGAATTGaaggaaataaatgtagatgaaTCAGGTCAGGGAGATGATAAAAAAGTTGGATCAGCTGTAGTGTGTGATACACAGCTATCTGGCAAAGATAAGGATGGCACTGGTGATGACGTGGCAATGAAGACAGAAGATGACGATCCTTTGCAGATCCTTGAAGACATGGAAGTGACGGAAAAGGATGTAGAAAAAGATGCAGAAGATGAGGATTTGAAAACAGATGGAGATGATGAATATGTAAGTGCTGAAGATAATAATCCATTTGCTGAGTCAAGTGATGACAACAATCCATTTACTGAGTGTGCGGAGTCAGCTGATGACAAAAATCCATTCGCTGAGTCAGATGATGACAGTCCTACAGGTAAAGTTGAAGGAGTGGCGGCAGAAGAGTCAgctgagaaaataattccaccTGGGGATAAAGTTAGTCCCGATGATGTTttggaaattgaaaacaaaacagataTAAAAGTTGTAATTGATACTGAAAGTGACATTAACAATGCACAGATAAATGTAGATGTGGGAGTCACAGACAATAACCAAGatgtgaaaaatattgaggaGAAAGATTCTGAAAAACAGGAGGATGTAGAAAATGCTGAAGTCGTAGCAACTTCAAAAGACAGTGAAACTAACAAAGACACTGTCTCAGTTAAAAGTAACGAAGAAGAAAATGTAAATCAGACAGATGATGTGAGGAGAGAAAATCTGTCTGATGGTGTGAAAGGAGAAAAACTGGAGGAAAAtcaaaaagaagaagaagcagATGATGAGAGTTATAACCCATTCtttggtggtgatgatgaagaagaaggaGAGGAGGAGGCGAAAGATGTGCAAAAAGGAGAAGTTGCAGCAAATGAGGAGTTAGAAGACTACAATCCATTTTCAAGTCATTACGATGAGAAGAGCGATGATGATGAGGAAATAGATCCTTCTAAAAACCCATTTACTGGTTCCCCTATAGACAGTGAGGAAACTCTGGTGAATCCTTTCACAGGCTCACCTGTACAGAAGAGAAAATTTAACTATCCTGACAATGCCAGTTCCAAGTACAATACAGCACATCCTACACAGAGAACCCCATCAGGAGTGAAGAGTAGAGCAGATGTGCTGAGAGAATTGCAGGGTTCAATGGCAAGGCAGCAGAAAAAAGTACCTCCACCTCGGCCACCCCCACCTAAATCACACACCTTACAGACTGGTAGTGCACTTGATTCAAAACCTGCTACACCATCTCCAGGATCGATTAGAAAACCTGCTCCAACTCCACCAGGCAAAGATCAGGCGCCGAGTCCTTCCAGACCAGCCCGGAAATCACGCcgagcaccaccaccacctcctccaGGGGGAAGTCCAGTAGTTGTTGTCAAGGCAACAAATGTACAAAGCAGTGGTGCAGAACAACCACAAGCACCACCACGGTCACCCAAACTTAAAAGAAATGATGTATCTCAGAAACTTGATGAGGTTACAAGACCAGCATCACCAGGAGAACCACCTGCAAAGCCAAAAAGACAACCTGAACTGTCTGAGAGACCATCAAGAAATCTGTCACCTGGCAGCAAGGGAGGAAGAACATCATCACCAAGTCCTTCAGTTGCAAGGATTGTCAAAAGGAGAGCTCCTCCACCACCAGCACAGAGAAGAAAG GTGAATAAAAGCATGACAGCTGAGGACATCAAACAGGAACTGACTGAATTGGACAAATTACAGACAGAACTGGAAGAGAAAGGTGTCATCATGGAAAAGCAACTCCGAGAAGGAATGGAAG GAGATGTCTcacaagaagcagaagaagaaATGCTAAAACACTGGTTTGAATTGATAAATAATAAGAATGGACTTGTTCGCAGAGAAAATGAACTTATTTACTT ATCCCAACAGCAATCACTGGAAGAGGAACATGCTGATGTTGAGTTTGAACTGCGATGCCTAATGCAGAAATCACCAACTATGAAAACAGATGAAGACAAAACAAGAGAAGAAGAACTCATAGAGAGATTGATGGAGATTGTAGGCCAAAGGAATAGGATTGTAGAATCCATGGAACAAGACAGACTTCG AGAATATGAAGAAGACAAGACTCTAGAAGCCATGATGATACAGAAAG AAGAAGATATTGTGACTCATTTTAAGACTAAACAAGAAG gaTGGATTGAAGGTGAAGACCAGGAAGTACAGAAGAAGGAGAAAAAGAAGGATAAGAAGGGTAAGGAAAAGAAGGAAAAACACAAAGAGAAAGACAAAAAGAAggacaaagaaaaaaagaaagacaagGGAAAGAAGGAAGTGAAGAAGGAAGTGGAGAAGGAGGAGAATGCTGAAGAAGAAAGTCCAAAGAAAACCAAACATGGTGTTTTTTATCTGTAA